The Rosa rugosa chromosome 1, drRosRugo1.1, whole genome shotgun sequence genomic sequence ctaagATTTGTTTCAATATGAGTGTATAATATTGGCTGTTTGTTTGCTTTCAGCTGGTTGACAATCCTTCTATACTGCAAATCGATATGGTTTGGTGTTATTTTATGCTTAGAGACATCAACTGGCTCTCAGTGGCAGGAATTCGCCTTGAGAAAGCCAGAGAAGGACTTGAACGAGCTCATGGAAAGGACTCTTCTCGTGTTAGACGCCTTCAGGAAGGTCGCTATCCAGAGCGTGCACTGTGAGTACTTTTACTACATATCTGAATGTTTATCTACACTACGCAGCTCTACTTACTCTGTTGATTCTCATTTTAGATATTTGAGATTGGAGCTGCTGGAAGGGGTGGTGGCCTATCACAGTGGTCAGGTTTATAAGTCAATGAAGGTGTTGACTTCTGCACAAGAGAAGTTCACCCAGGTAATTGGAAAGCAGAAGCCATGTCATGCACTGAATGTTTGCCTCTCTTAGATGGATAGGATTTTGGAGGTCCAAAATAAATTGTACTGGAATTTACCATCAAGTCTTCTCATCATATATATGCAAAGTGCATgaatttgggaaaaaaaaagaagaagaagatggatttCCTTTTTCAAGTTTCCACAGTTTATGCTGATATTCTATGTCTCCCACTTTTTTGAGTGAAACCAGTAGTTTCAACAAAATCCAATTAACATGTATTTTTGGTTATGGATTCCAGCTTCAGGTGCCGGATGAATCTCTTTCTCTTGTGATGAGCATGGGCTTCAGAGAAAGAGATGCAAAAAGGGCACTGAGGATGAGCAATCAAGATGTTTCCAGTGCTGTTGATTTTCTCGTTGAGCAGAAAGCAAAGAGAGCCCAAAAACGGGAAGATGATATCCGGCAGGGAGATGAAATTAAGTGAGTGTCCAACTTATATGGAATTTACTTTGGATCTCTCTGTCTGTGTTTTTAATTAGCCCAACTAATTGGCAGGGAGCAAAAGAAGTATGGTACTACACCCCTGAAGAAAGCTGTGGATATCGAGAAATTGAACCAACTGGTCTCCATTGGGTAAGCAAGCCAATATAATACAGTTGTTTCAAAAGGATGGATCACCTGCAGATCTGTCCATTTATTTTGTGTCTGCATAACATCAGCTCTATGTAGTCGTTAGTCATCCTAAGAGTTTCTTGACTTTGCAGGTTTGAAAAGGAGCTTGCTGCTGAAGCACTACGAAGAAATGAGAATGACAGTGAGAAGGCACTGGATGATTTGACGAATCCAGAGACAAATTCTTCCATACAGGTGACTTGAACATTTTTGTTTGAACACTGTGAATTTTATTTAGAGAATGAACACTACTAAATTTATTTACTTGCAGCAACATCTTGAATCAAGGAAAAGTAAACGACAGCGCCAAGCAGTAGATGCTTCAGTTGAAGCTCTTGTACGCATGGGCTTTGACAGATCATCAGGTACATAAAACAGATGTTATTATACTTAGTTTATGTTTGTGAGGCTAAGTCGGGCTCACTCTGATGTTTACAACTTTGTGTTCAGCGGTCGAAGCTTTGCAGGGTGGAGGGACAATGGACCAAGCAATCCGTCGACTGCTCTCGGGACAGGCACCAAACCCCACAAATGCTGCTGACCAACCTGAGGCAATTCCTGCAGTCGATGCTAACAATAATAGCCAATCTGATGCTGCTACTGACATTGCAAATTCTCTTGCTTCAATGCTTGATAATCAAAATGGTGAAGTCGGAGTTCCTTCAACATCCAGTAATGCATCAGAGCGTGATGCAGAAATGGAAAGCGAACTTGCTGAAGAACTAGCACAAGCAGATGCTTTCACTGACTATGACATCGAAGTTACTAAAGAAGGTGAAGCCATAAGTGAGTACTTGGCTCTACTGAATTCAGCGGGAACTAAGTGAATATCACCTTGCCAATAAGAATTGCACGACTTTACAACCGGGCATGTACATATATAATAGACTGTAGGTCATGGATCTAGTTATGGTGATGGCATTCCAGATGATCAATGTCTTTGATCCGTCGTTTTCCCAACTATGTCAACACTAATATTAGTGCCATGTTGTTTATCTAACCTGCCTTTCACCATTTCTGGAATTATAAAAAAGCATATTTGCTGCTTTTAAGGAAATGCGGTATAAACATGGTCAGTACATTCTAATTTACTAGTATCAATTCCGGAAACATAAGGCCAACGAGGTTGAGATGACAATCAATGACTAGGTTTCTATAAACTTGTGAAAGGCGTAAAAGAATACAAGATGACATAAGGTTGGCTATCATTAGTATTCACAAAATTCTCTGAATCTATAAATGTTACTCATCCGAATCGCCATTGGACTGAGATTCATTGTCTGTGACCATATCTATCTGCTTAATTTCAGATACTTCATCCTCAACTTGGGTTTCCTTGTAATCCTTGGGAAGAACATTACAATTAATGGTCTGCCATACCGGTCTCTCTGCTTGGAATAATCTGTTGGTTGAAAGTAGCCATTAGATTCACTAAATAGAGTGGGGGTGGGAAGGGAAGTGGGGAAAGAGATAAAGGCTTACGGATGCTTGCAAAGTGTGGGGCATTGAATTGTAACTGCATACTTGCAAGTGGATATCTCGGTAATTGAACTAATCATAGCTCTCGGCTCTGAGCATACAAATCTCACCTGCAAAATGCATATAGAGTAAGGAGAAGAGGGATGGGAACagaaaaatgaaaactaaacAAAGTTCATAGCTTCATACCTCAGTCTCTCGAGGTTGGTTTGTAAGATCACAAGTGGTTCCGTTTGTATATTGATGAGGATGATACCTGTATGAAAAGAGCATTTTGATAAGTCGCATTTAATATATTTGTTCTGATCTGCAGCAAGTTTTCCATGTCCAGCAAATTTTCATAAAAACAAAATCAGACCTTTGGTATGCATCTTTTGAGCGTGGATCTTTAAGCAAAGATATGTCAGAGAGATTCTGGTTGAATGCAGCAGTGGCCTCAGCATCATATACACCTAAAACAAATTCCTGAAGCACCTgtaataagagagagagagagtattgaATCACATAAGTTTCAGGATCAATGAGGTAAAGAGTTCCAATAAGAAATCAATCTGAAATTATGATGATAAACAATGTTACTGGTCATTAGCTGTCCTAACCAAAAGTATGAaagtaagaaaataaatatcTACCTATACCCCAATAACTACCACATATACCACTATAACCACTACAACGATGGAAGAAAGCCACATAATTGAATATGCAGAAAAACCCAACCCTAATACTTCAGTATTGAATTAAATAGACCATATTTGTGTGCCAACACTATGTTAAAGCCCAAGATCATCTAATTAAACACGGTTCCTTTTTAACACACTGGAAGCATATTAGCTTTACTTCCTCTCATCATATGTAGTTTTATACTTCTACTGCTGGTATCATATTAGGAACTAATAACAGAAGATAGTATAGTTGAAAGTGTGCATTTCAGAGGCGCATAAGTGGATACCTTCTCATCTTCCACATGAATTTGTCGTAATTTCTTCTGATAGCAAAATTCATACGACCACCAACCCTCTTGCTGCATAGAAGACTTATTATGTTAGAGTAGTTTAGAATAGATGCACAATCATCAATAGGGCACCAGACAATAGTTTTTAGGTTACATTAGGATGAGAAATAGGAAAAGAATAATTTGCTCCAAGGAGCCATTCAACAAATACTTtttaattttagaaaaaaagaaatgtgATCCTTTCTACAGTATATGTAGGGCTATATATATTCAAGCACTAAACCATCACAGACATTCAAGACAGTTTTAGAGTCACAGATCTTACTCTGATAAAGCATTGGTCCTTGAGTATTTCAAGCAGCTCATCTGGCGTCTTCACCTTAACTCGTTTCTCAGTTTCCACAATCATGCTGCTAGTATTCTGCTGGAGAATTGGCTTCCCACTCTTAGCTTCCTCCACCTTAGGCATGTAACATATAAAGTTCTGTCCATTCTTATTGGGCATAACCACAGACTCCTGATCATCTTCCTGCAATAGTTGTAATCCCCATTATTATATATCATAGTTTTGCAAGAACTATGATTTTTCAAAACATGTACCTAGAATCAAATCTTATTGATATGTAGGAACTAACAATTGGCAGAAGTAACAGAAAAAGAATGCACTTTAGCTTACAGGAGGAAAAGGTGACTCTTCAGAATGGAATTCAATCTTGTACTTTGGCTCACGAGAACTGCGACTAAAAGTACCACCTGCTGATGCATATACAGTCATACAGAGCCGAGAAGAAACAAAGAGAACGTAAATTTGCCGCACCAGAAATTTAATTAGGCATCTAAAAATGAATGGTTTCCTACCATAGGTGGATTTCTAATGCCACTTTCTCTAAACTAGTTTCCGAAAACCTTTAACCAACCATTTTCCTTTCACAAGGTTTCTACTTCAGTGCCAGTTCTCTTAGCTCAATTAACAACATCTCTAGCATACTCATATAGTAAACCAAGTATATTTAAGAAAAATTCTAAGTGCCTGACCTATAATCCTACACATTGATTTCATCAAGTCATCTAATCACAGCAAAATCACATCACCATCTACATTACTCAAACACACAGAAACCcatgaaaaccctaaattgccACTAATGATTTCAAAGCTCAGAataatcaaaactcaaaaagatAGTAAATTGATAAGCAAGACATGATTTTGGGATGAAATAAAGAACTGGGTCGATCAAATTCAGAGATGGGTATTGGAAATTTGAGCTCACATGGTGAAATTGGAAGGGTGATTTACCTAGGTGAGCTGGGTTGATCTCGGCCGAGACTAGGTGGCAGAGAACGAGCGCGAGTAGAGTGAGAAGCAGTACTACCTTCATGGCTTTAATTCTTCGATTCTTGAAACAGAGGCATTCAAAATTTGGAGGTGTTTGAAGCTTTGCTGTTTGCTTCGTCAATGGAgaaagacgaagaagaagaagaagaagaagaagaagaagtgaagcTGGAGCTGTTTAAGCCAATGAATGGGAGCCACGTAGATGAGTTGACGTGGCAAGGTGTGGAGGGAGATTGGGTCGGGTTGGGCTCATTGAGGAAAACACCGAGTTGAGTTGGGCTTGGATTGGAGTTAACTGGGTTGTCCGAAGTTTTCCTAATCGAGCCCATTTGGCAGCTTTATGCATCGATACAATTCGAGTTTGATTTGTATTCAGCTCATGTTTATAAGACAAATGAGTCGAGGTTGAGCTCCAAATTAAGCTTTGACAAGAAAGAGACAAATGAGTCGAGGTTGAGCTCCAAATTAAGCTTTGACAAGAAAGTGAGAGTAGCTCGTCAAACTCTTACTCTTCTGTTTGATAAAGCACGATTGCAAAacatatctttcaaataaaaagttaaaaacaatTTGTttcattgtcttttttttttttttttcaattagaaTAGAATTTGAATATAGCATAGCATATAACAAAAAAAGTCAGCATTGTGCAGTAATTAATACGAGTTGAATCTGAATAAAACTGAACTTATTATACACTATCCAAATGATTCAATCTTAGCTCCTCTAGTAAGATTTGACCACGCGTTACCAAAGTCCAAAGTGCTTATAAAATAGTTTAGAATCTGATACAACTTGAGAAACAAGGCAACAAGTCCTTGATCAAACATAACAAAGAAAAACATTAGGGGGGGTGGGGCATGCCACGCCATCGCAAAAGCACTTGTAAAACTAAAAGTGCTTTTGCCGAACCACAGGCTGTCTATTAACCCCAATGAGGAGGATCCACCTGGTGTTTGGTGGGCGGTTGCCGCCTTGTGAACAACCGCTTCTGCCTTGTGATTGGCGGTTGAGTGGGTCCCGCCAATAAGTTCGTTACTTTTTGGTTCACATGCGCCACGTAGGGAACACTCTCTTTTCTGATTGGTTGGGACATGTCATCACATCTTTGTCCCCACACACAAGCAAACCCACCATAGTCAACAAGTTGACGTTGTCCACTGATCTAAGATTccaggctttttttttttttttttttttaagtttttatccCAAACAGACAGATTGTTGTACacatttttaactttttttatattcattttttccttcattgtgcagaaaataaattaaaaaatatattgaAAATCTAATAATTTACACTAGTTACATTTTATTGCTACGGTTAAATTTaatatattaaaattaaaatttaaactgaaaaagcaaaagaaaactgAATAAACTAACCAAAAACAGAAGCTTTGTTAAGAAAAAAACAACCAAAAACAGAAGCACTAGGATCCCAAGTTATGAAACAGATCCAACGGCCCCAAGAAACTTGGAATTCACGGAAACAAAATCTTTTTCAATattctaaaacaaaaaaaaatcagattatTCTTGCACGCTTTTGTGGCGTTTACGTTAAGCAGTGGACATTACAAAGGAGCCAACGGACATTTTAGGacgttctttttcttcttccatttCTGACATCCATTTTTGCTTCACCAGTTTTTGTTCCTCTGTAATATCtgaagcttcttcttcttcttcaggatAAGCCATTTTTCCAGATAAGTTTCTCTGTCACCAACAATCTTGTTAATTTTTGTGCTTAAGAAAGACCCTGAATTCTGTTTTGTTCAAAGCTTGTTGCTTTTTTCTGTTTAGCTGAATTGGTTTGGTGGGTTGGTGGTGTGGTTTCTCTCTGAATTGGGATTTGGTTGTTATCTAGATTAGGCAGTATCAAATCCTGGTTTAGAGGGAAGAAGGGTTTATTGGTTTGGTTTGTGGTGGCTTGAATTTATGCTGATTTGGTTGATGAAAGAGAACCCAGTTGAGCTTTAAGGGAGTAGTTgaagaatttgaagttgtttCACAGCAAATTTGAGCCCCACAGAGGTTGGAATTGGTTTCTTTGGGGAAAGAGCTTTGCTTTTTGTATGTTTTGGCTTGGATTGTACAAAAGGGTGTGATTTTGAATTAGTTGTGTTTGTTGTTTATAGAGTTGATTGGAGAAGCTAGTTTTATAGCAAGATTTAGGCTTAGGCTCTTATTTTGTATGAATTGTTAGAGTGCATGATGGGGAAGCAAAgtgggaagaagaaaaaaagttcAGGTGATAGTCCAAAGCCAAGCAACAGTAGCGAAAATAGTCCGAAAACCCAAGATAAGGATACAGAAGTTTTCATTGCAATGGCTCATGAATTGAAGGATGAGGGGAATAAGTTGTTTCAGAAAAGGGACCATGGAGGAGCTATGTTGAAGTATGAGAAAGCCCTCAGATTGCTTCCGAGAAATCACATTGATGTGTCCTATCTTCGGAGTAATATGGCGGCTTGTTATATGCAGATGGGGTTGAGTGAGTATCCGAGGGCTATTAATGAGTGCAATTTGGCCCTTGAGGTTGCACCCAAGTATAGTAAGGCTCTGCTGAAGAGGGCAAAGTGTTATGAGGCTTTGAATAGGTTGGATTTGGCTCTGAGAGATGTTGGTACTGTGTTGAACATGGAACCGAACAATATCATGGCACTGGAGGTTGCAGAAAGAGTGAAAGATGTGCTAGAGAAGAAGGGATTGAGGGTGAATGACACGGTGATTGAGTTGCCTCCTG encodes the following:
- the LOC133709418 gene encoding protein OS-9 homolog isoform X2; this encodes MKVVLLLTLLALVLCHLVSAEINPAHLGGTFSRSSREPKYKIEFHSEESPFPPEDDQESVVMPNKNGQNFICYMPKVEEAKSGKPILQQNTSSMIVETEKRVKVKTPDELLEILKDQCFIRQEGWWSYEFCYQKKLRQIHVEDEKVLQEFVLGVYDAEATAAFNQNLSDISLLKDPRSKDAYQRYHPHQYTNGTTCDLTNQPRETEVRFVCSEPRAMISSITEISTCKYAVTIQCPTLCKHPLFQAERPVWQTINCNVLPKDYKETQVEDEVSEIKQIDMVTDNESQSNGDSDE
- the LOC133709408 gene encoding uncharacterized protein LOC133709408; its protein translation is MAKVKIAGTWAGVLEVELDNWTVPMLREEVAKRSNCEPGSINLICAGRVLKDGDGSENLTQLGVKNNAKILASRVSAQEGKSLGQELMAESERAQRLARVKAAATALSKRHADGSLPIEDFNIVLEDQSGKKVQMGSETDQRAIMMGLMLHTNAKQLIKAQNYQDALEVLTMGEEAFSLCDPKVIELVDNPSILQIDMVWCYFMLRDINWLSVAGIRLEKAREGLERAHGKDSSRVRRLQEGRYPERALYLRLELLEGVVAYHSGQVYKSMKVLTSAQEKFTQLQVPDESLSLVMSMGFRERDAKRALRMSNQDVSSAVDFLVEQKAKRAQKREDDIRQGDEIKEQKKYGTTPLKKAVDIEKLNQLVSIGFEKELAAEALRRNENDSEKALDDLTNPETNSSIQQHLESRKSKRQRQAVDASVEALVRMGFDRSSAVEALQGGGTMDQAIRRLLSGQAPNPTNAADQPEAIPAVDANNNSQSDAATDIANSLASMLDNQNGEVGVPSTSSNASERDAEMESELAEELAQADAFTDYDIEVTKEGEAISEYLALLNSAGTK
- the LOC133709418 gene encoding protein OS-9 homolog isoform X1, encoding MKVVLLLTLLALVLCHLVSAEINPAHLAGGTFSRSSREPKYKIEFHSEESPFPPEDDQESVVMPNKNGQNFICYMPKVEEAKSGKPILQQNTSSMIVETEKRVKVKTPDELLEILKDQCFIRQEGWWSYEFCYQKKLRQIHVEDEKVLQEFVLGVYDAEATAAFNQNLSDISLLKDPRSKDAYQRYHPHQYTNGTTCDLTNQPRETEVRFVCSEPRAMISSITEISTCKYAVTIQCPTLCKHPLFQAERPVWQTINCNVLPKDYKETQVEDEVSEIKQIDMVTDNESQSNGDSDE